Below is a genomic region from Nocardioides panacis.
GCTCCGCAAGCGGTACCGCGCCTTCGTGGTCCCCTACACGGTGGCGTTCCTGACCTGGTACCTGCTGTACGTGCTGATGTCGAACTGGGCCGACGGCTTCATGGACACCAAGATCGTCGGGCACGTCAACGTCGCCCTGGTCTTCGGGCTGCTGCAGTTCGTCTCCACGTTCACGATCGCGGTGATCTACTCCCGCTTCGCCAGCCGCCGGCTCGACCCGCTCGCCGGCAACCTGCGCGAGCGCTACTACGACGAGGTGCCCCGATGAGCACGCAGACCCTGA
It encodes:
- a CDS encoding DUF485 domain-containing protein, with product MSDEETTSAAEPPAWKAHGTSGHAVYEELAASEDFHELRKRYRAFVVPYTVAFLTWYLLYVLMSNWADGFMDTKIVGHVNVALVFGLLQFVSTFTIAVIYSRFASRRLDPLAGNLRERYYDEVPR